CTCAAGAATCATTGCTGTTCTAGCTAGCTTCCTTGGCCTGCGTAATTAGTGTGTGTGCTTGCTCGATCTGCTGCATGGCTTACTCCGGCGACGTCGAGGAGGTGCCGGAGCACGGCGCGGCTCACCCGGCCGAGGCATGCACGGGCGGCTTGGCGGAGGAAAGCCGGCCGGTCGCGGCCGACGCTACGTCCTCAGATCACcatgcggcggtggcggcgcaagATCAAGCTGGAAGAATGTCTACGTCCAAGGAGAAGCGGGAGGCGGGGAAGCTGCTGCAGCCAGCGgacaaggaggaggaaggggagacCGCGCGGGAAAGGCTGAAGCGGCACAGGCGGGAGATGGCGGGGAGGGTGTGGGTGCCGGAGATGTGGGGGCAGGAGAAGCTGCTCAAGGACTGGATGGACTGCTCCGCCTTCGACCGCCCGCTCGTGCCGGCCGGCTTGCTCACTGCGCGCCGGGCGCTCGTCGCCGAGTCCTGCGCGCGCCGCCCGGCCCCGGCACCACCTGCCAGCTCCAGCCCTCTCCGGGTGCAAGACGGCTGCTCCTGAGCTACTGCTTCACCTCTACTACATGCACATATGCCTAGCTTCTTCTTGCTCAAATAAGATACTGTCCTTGTTTCCGAGTTATGAAGGTCGATCTTTTTGTGGTTTAATGGTGATGATGTGAAGATTACATTTACATTTCAGCTTATTTAGCTTATATATACTGCCAATAATTCAGAAACGATACGGTTGATGCAAAATTTTAGCTAGTGATGATCGATCGAGGAGCGTTGTTCTCCAAGTCTCTGTAGATAGATGTGTATGTTGTGCTTGATGATGTTGCTAGTATTGTTAAGAGCCATATCATATGTAGTACTAGCTACCACCTTTGATTAGACAGTTCGGTGAAAATAATAATATCTATGGACTTTAACGAGTCAATACGATTGGGTTGCAGGTATAGATCGCCATAAAGCTCAGGATCGAATTAATTTGTGCTCGTTGTTTCGTCCAGGTGAACCTTTTCAAACACTAGTGACGTGGTTTCATGCCATTCTTtcgtttcttcttctccttttgaGGAACAGATTCTCGCCTCTTTCGTTGGTTGTAAGTGGCCACTGCTCGTTTGGCATTAACCACGTGACCTAGATAGTGCATGTTACGCGCATACCCTTGCTAGTACCTAGTAGCTCAAAAGCATATGTAATTCGAAACTACTCTGCGGCCGGCCGGCACTATGTGCCCGATTTGCAGGCGACACTTCATCCAGGGGCTCTAGTCTTAAACACACTTGGTTCAAACCGTACAGGAATCTTTGCTAGCCAATTGCTGCTTCTAGAAGTTTCATATATATGGGCGTGCGTGGTCAGTTTGATATGATCGTGGAGTAAGGTGTGCCACGTACTGAATCGGCCTGTAGGACTCCTGTTAGCCTGCTACTGCATCATGCGTGTGCTTCGTTTGGAATTTAAGTGCAGAAATCTACACAGTAGTTACCAACCACTTATTTAGATGACTCTGAACATATACGTATGCAACCACACATTGTGACTGCACAGCCATCCTTATTCGAATAGAGATAATCACAGCCCTGCTGAATTCATCCCAGATTTACCGGCCCTATTGTAAGCAAATTAAACTATACTGTATGTGTTTGCTTTGAACTTCGGACTAGATATAGATAGTTAACTTCTACTCCTTGTGTACCGAAATAGTTGTCGCTGGAGTAGCTGAAAActcagagggagtatgatgtagaACAATGCAACAACTCTTCTGCAAACCTAACCAAGCTTTTATGCAtggaaataaaaataattaatggggTGCATAACAAGGAATGATGTTTGTACGATGTTCTGTTTGCCGGCCATTTTTTTAAATGTGCATggttgtgttggttgtgtgcaaTCTAGTCATGCCAAGATGGCAAGATCGGTTCTGAATTCGTTTTGATAGTATTCGCTTGATGCGACACTATAAGTCAATAGAATCACTCTTTGTCGAACAAAAAACAAGGAACGCTGCATTGTATTTCATAGTATTTGTCTTACTGAGGGCTAGTATTTTTCATATATGCGTACAAGTTTGCACATGAAATTCCAGTACTATacttcttttctttttactttttcagCTTGACTTTTCAACGCCTTTGAGGTATTATTAATTCCATAATTTTACATTAATTCATGCTAGTAATATTACAAcataattaaaagaagcatgcacaTTAGtaatatactcccttcgtccggaaatacttgtcctagaaatggataaaattgatgtatctacaactaaaataagtctagatacaaccatctggaggacaagtatttccggacagaggaagTATAATTTTATATGTCCAATCTTACAGACTGTTTAGGGAACATTTAATGATTACCAAAACCCCTACTTATCCCGACTAAGCACACTCGAAGCAGCTATCAAGATCCAGTCAACACAAGTAAGTCTTTGTCATCAAcaattcaacaaaggaaaagagataAAAATATTGAGTCAGCGAgagaaggagaagaaaagaagGCCTAGTGAAGAATGCCCACCAAGGCAAAAGGGTTGACTAGTCAACCATAGACTAGTGGGCCAATATTAGCTCTCATACCCTTCATGCGACACTATTAAGTCAATCCAAGGTGGGTTGTGTGCATGGCTGTGTTGGTTGTGTGCAATCTAGTCATGCCAAGATCGGTTGTAAATTCGTTTTGATAGTATTCCCTTCATGCGACACTATTAAGTCAATAAAATCACTCTCTATCGAAGGAAAAACAAAGAACACCGCATTGTATTTCATAGTATTTGTCTTATTGAGAACTAGTATTTTTCATATGCGCGTACAAGTTTGCACATGAAATTCCAATACTATActtcttttcttttactttttcttCTTGAATTTTCAACACCTTTGAGGTGTTACTTCCATAATTTTACATTAAGTCATGCTAATAATATTACGACACAAATAAAAGAAGTATGGCATCATTAATATGTAATTTATATATCCACCAATCTTACAAACTGTTGAGGGTAATTAATGATTACCAAAAAAACCCACTTATCCCGACTAAGCACACTAAAAGCAAATGAAGATAAGTCAACACAAGTAAGTATTTGTCATCAACAATTCAACAAAAGCGAAAAAGATGGGAAGATCAAGTCGGTGAGAGAAGGAGAATCAAAGAAGCCCAAGTGAAGAAGGATGCCCATGAAGAAAGCCCACCATGGCAAAAGGGTTGACTACTCAACCATAGACTCATGGGCCAAGATTAGCTCTCATACCCTTCCCCCACACCATCTTAAGGGTAGCCTTGGTCACTTGGGAGTGGGATCTGAGGAGCCTCATTCAACTCGTACCCACAACCATCTTTGCTCGACACATTTCTAATATAGTACTAGATCATGCTTCATTTGTACAAACAAACCTATTAAAAACATTGACATGCAAATATTGTAAGTGTACTGTGACCTATGTCATAAGACCATCGTACACACCCCCAATTAAATATTTTTCATTCTCTCCTTACTAGCGACACATGCCATACTCTCGAATTCAACCATGTGGCTAAAGCCACCCTTAGTCAAAAGTTGTTTTCATAACAATAACATTGGCGTTGACCATGAGAGGTGATAAGTGGTATTGACACTCTTTTTTACCACGTTTCAACTGAATATTTTTGGTGATTATCCCTTCAACTTGCTCATCAATCGCTAGTAAGTGCAAATCTCCTTTTTATTTTATTGTTATAGAATTTGGCGTGCACCAAAGGAGGTAAAAGAGAAAATGATGCGTGAAACGACCACATGCGCTCGTACCCGCGGTAGTACCACATGGCGCCGCCTGCGCGATGTCATCCTAAACAACTTTAATGAAGGGGCAATAGTCCAATTCACAACAGAGGAGCCCTGAAATCCTATTCCGCCCATCAGCACTACACAAAGGAGAAGTAGGTAGCACTACATAAAGGAGAAGTAGCTGATTGCCAGGTTCTAGATAGTGGCAACCTTCACCTTCACAAAGTTGACCTCGCCCTCGACAGAAATAAACTTCCAATTGGCAAATTCTTAGGCGAGGTGCTCATCCTCAAGCTTGATAACACCTGCATTCACAAAGCCGAACATGGTGCACAGAGCTTGCAAAGTAATACCAAAGTAATGACCTTAGAGGGTAAAGTTGCATGCGTGTTCGACGGAGCTTGAGAAGGCCAAACCCTGGATTAATCCGGACAAAAAGACTGCATAAAACCATCATAAAATGGATCCATCATGGCCCATCGTGGTATACATTGTGGAACTTATGCCGGCACTAGGCGCACAAATGTGTGCCAAGAGCAAATGTTCCCATTGGCCGATGAGAATGCCAATTCCTTTGAGTTGAGATGTATATGACATCCTGCTTAATAGAAataatagactactcatatcaataaggccCACCTTCTTTATCAAAATCTCATCGCCAAAGAACCTCTAGGTTAAGCATGTGTGGCCTGGGATAATTTGGGAATGGGTAACTGACCAGGAAAATATTCTCGGGTGCGCACGAGTGTCGACAAGGTGCGAGGAAAGGCCAGTGTAGATCTGTGAGGTTAGTCTAGCTCCCAGGTGATAGTTGGGAGTAACGATCATGTGTTGACGTGAGAGACCGGGGTGTTACAAGATGACACTCCCCTTCTTTAAGCTTAGAATCGCGCGGGTCCTCAATAGTGCTTTCCTTTACCAAGCTCGAAGTAGTCCAGATCTATGACGTCGAGACGCCACTTCCTTTCTCGAAGCTTGGAGTCGTGTGGGTCCTCGATGACGAGGTGCCACTCACTTTCGCCAAACTCATATTCACGCGTAGCCTTGACGTTGAGTTGCCACTTTCCTTAACCAAACCCGAAGTCGTGCGAATCTTTGATGTCAAGACACTACTTTTCTTCACCAAGATGAAAGTCGCCAGGATCCTCAATGCTACACCGATTTCCTTCGCCAAGCCAAAGTCGCGTGGAAGCTCGACGTCGAGAAGCTAGTCGCCTTGGCCAAGCTTAGAGTTGCGCCAACCCTCGACATAGTTCTCCTTTGCCAAGCTTGGAGTCATGTTGGTCCCCGAAGTTATGACACGACTCCTTTGCCAAGCTCGTAGTTGTGTGGGTCCTTGATGCCACTCACCATCGCGGAGCTCGGAGTTGTTTGGATCCTTTGAAAAAATTAactaaaaaagaaagagaaaacgaaacaaaaatgaaaaaaagacaAACAcggaataaaaataaaacaagttaaaacaaacacaaaaaggaaaccaaaaaataaaaataaaaaagtgcAAAAAATAAAACGTAATAAgtgagaaaaaggaagaaaaaagtgCCAGTGTAGGAAATTGGTCACACCAGAGCGAAAGTGTAAAAATAAAACCAGAAAATCCCATTCCTGCGGTAATACTTCGCAACAAGCACCCCTAGAAGGTTCCTTTGCCTCCTTTTTTCTATGTTTTTATCTCCTAGTTTACATGTCTCCTTTTTCACTCGTTTTCCTTTAATGTTCattttcttcctttttattttttattttcattttactttcctattttattttgttttttaattTCAATTAGTTTTCTTTTGAAATTCAGGAAGATGGTTTTTCACTTTTGTTATCATTTTAAAAGTCATGGTCATTTTCATCATCTTCTGAAATTCGTGaatattcataaaact
The window above is part of the Triticum aestivum cultivar Chinese Spring chromosome 2A, IWGSC CS RefSeq v2.1, whole genome shotgun sequence genome. Proteins encoded here:
- the LOC123185463 gene encoding protein BIC1, which codes for MAYSGDVEEVPEHGAAHPAEACTGGLAEESRPVAADATSSDHHAAVAAQDQAGRMSTSKEKREAGKLLQPADKEEEGETARERLKRHRREMAGRVWVPEMWGQEKLLKDWMDCSAFDRPLVPAGLLTARRALVAESCARRPAPAPPASSSPLRVQDGCS